The Entelurus aequoreus isolate RoL-2023_Sb linkage group LG03, RoL_Eaeq_v1.1, whole genome shotgun sequence genome contains the following window.
ccagaaggagcttttttaGCCTTTAATCTGTTTTGTAAAAGtgttattacaattataataccaaataacacattgattgaattgattctgattcgaatcgtcaccccaggaatcggacgGAATcgtaaggtgcccaaagattcacacccctagaatatattcaaacatttaataaagttaaatataaataatgcaacatATGCCACACAGaagtaaatataaatatgtacagtatagatATGAGTGTCCTGTTAAACAatattatttgtccatgtgactggttaaaaaaataaataaaaagaagtaTTGATACTATTGACAACCCGACATGCATCTGACATATGTTTACGTTCGTGCGTTGTCAGGACGACCAATGAGGACGGTCGCTGCCCCGGACTCATCAGCCAGGCAGCCTTTGTCCCCGGCATGTACAAGTTGCGCTTTGAGACGGGCTCCTACTGGGCCAGTCTGGGCCAGGACTCCTTCTATCCTTACGCTGAGGTGAGCCTAGGAAATAGAcgtgatctgttccagggtcaaaccgtGGCCGTGGGAAAGCGTTTATCGAGGGTACAATGTTTGGAGAGACACGTGAGCgtgtcatgcaagtgtaaaaagaagtttggCATGTGCAGGTGGTGTTCAACATCAGTGAAACCAAGCAGAAGATTCACGTGCCCCTGCTGATGAGTCGCTTCTCCTACAGCACCTACAGAGGAAGCTGAGCAACATCAACACATCCATACACACTTTCAGCTTGTTTACTGACTTTCCATGAGTGtaaaattacctttttttttaatcatgaaaTACCATAAATAAAAACCAaaacaattcaatcaatcaatcaatcaatcaatcaatcaatgtttatttatatagccctaaatcgcaagtgtctcaaagggctgttggTTCATATACGTTTTATTTTGAAACACAAAAAATAGAATAGGAAACAAAACGTTATTTTCAGTGTAGAGAGTAATAActagatattattttttttataaatgtattaaaatatccTGTTTCAGGAAGACCAGATGATcaaagataaatatatttttttatatttaaacgcAGGATGCAACACCACAAAGTAGAgatgtatcggccgataaatgctttaaaatgtaatatcggaaattatcggtatcgttttttttttatcggtatcggttttttaattttttaatttttttagattaaattaacataaaaaacaagatacacttacaattagtacactaacccaaaaaacctccctcccccatttacactcattcacataaaagggttgtttctttctgttattaatattctggttcctacattatatatcaatatataacaatacagtctgcaagggatacagtccgtaagcacacatgattgtgcgtgctgctggtccactaatagtactaacttttaacagatAATTGTACTctttttcatgaattactagtttctatgtaactgtttttatattgttttactgtcttttttattcaagaaaacgtttgtaatttatttatcttattttattctattaattaaaaaaaaaaaaaaggacctttttttttttcaccagcatagccgcaacccttgtcaacaagctgtcccaccactctggtcgctttggtgtagaacacattaaagccttctacagaaagctaggagtgtccaacgatgatttcaaattagaaatggtcacagctgatgaggtgtttaaaaaattgagcgcgctccaccctaacaaggcccccggccttgataatattccctccagattcctcagggactctgcctccatcattgccccgatcatcacacacataataaacctatcaattacacaaggccaagtaccaaaagattttaagatagcaagagtaactcccctctttaaaaaaggaagcaaattggaacctggcaactaccgacttgtttctattctcagttccgtttcgaaagtaatggagaaaatagtttatgaacaggtcgatagttaccttgccactaataaactcatgtacaaattccaatccggcttcagaactaaccactccactgacacatgccttctctatctgagcgaccacatcaaacatgaggtggacgcgggcaaatactgcggcatggtcatgctggaccttcagaaggcctttgacaccgttaaccacgctatactgttggataagctcagagcaatcggatttaacaaaacctcatggagctggatgcaatcttacttggaggggagggagcaggtggtagaggtgaacggcaccgtgtcccccccccccctcttggtgagctgtggagtcccccaaggcagtatattgggacctttactgttcctaatatacataaacgacatgtcatcggcatgcgactgtgaattgtttttgtttgcggatgactctgccttgctggtatccggcaaggacaagtcacaggtggagaaaatcctcactgctgagctctgtagaacttgcacctggctcgctgacaacaagctatccatacacttgggtaaaacagaatccatcctgtttgggtcccacatcaaacttaagaaagtcaatgacttcaccataaaagtaggtgacattgttatcaccaggaaagatgaggtcacctacctaggttccattctagaggctaacctttcctgtgataaaatggtaaccaaggtaatcaaaaaggttaaccaacgaacgagatttctctacagaatttcctctctggtcaacaaaagcaccttgaggattctggcgggaactctcgttcaaccctttttcgattacgcatgcacctcctggtaccctagcacctccaaaaccctcaaatctaaactccaaacatctcagaacaagctagtcaggttacttctagacctccaccccagatcccacctcactcctacccacttctctaaagtgggctggctcaaggtggaggacagagttaaacaacttgcactgagccagtctataaaatccgctacacctccctgataccgaagtacatgtcaaactacttccttaacgtaaatgaccgccataaccacaacaccagggggtgctccactaaccacgttaaacccagattccgaactaacaaaggtcttaactcattctctttctatgccacatcaatgtggaatgcgctcccaacaggtataaaagaaagggcgtctctatcctccttcaaaaccgcaataaaagttcacctccaggcagctacaaccctaaactaacaccctccccggattgctaataatcaaatgtaaacaatcaaatgcagatacattttctttttcttatgccttctgatctctctctctctctctctctctctctctctctctctctctctctctctatatatatatatatatatgtccactacttgatgtccatacccccccccctccacacccctgattgtaaataatgtaaataattcaatgtgattatcttatgtgatgactgtattatgatgatagtatatatgatagtatatatctgtatcatgaatcaatttaagtggaccccgacttaaacaagttgaaaaacttattcgggtgttaccatttagtggtcaattgtacggaatatgtacttcactgtgcaacctactaataaaagtctcaatcaataaaaaaaaaccttatctttaccataactggttgtccaaattaggcataataatgtgttaattccacgactgtatatatcggtattggttgatatcggtatctgtaattaagagttggacaatatcggatattggcaaaaaagccattatcggacatccctaccacaAAGTTTTTTCCCCTACAAACCAGCAAGTGGTCTTGTCTTCAAACATcaacttccggttccggtgttCGAATATTTTGgccagatttttttctttttgctgaCTGGTAATTAATATTCTCTTGTATGAAGTTTAAAATGAAAgccaggatgtttttttttatttctcgttATTGATTTTCGAcactaaaaaaacacttttttttttaaatttcattttttgtatttcaaaataaaatttgaaTAAACCAAtcgtttttaaaaatatttttaattccgGTTTGTACAACGAAAATCcaatgaccaaaacatacactgacccTTAACATTACCTCATTGACTttgtgacttatttcttaatttattcgtgtgtcgtaaaaaaaaaaaaagcaccgtCACGCTTTTGAAACGTGGGGGGCGGGCCGTTCTTTTTCTCCACCAATCAGAGTAAACGTTTACAATGAGGCCCCTGTCTCTTGCCTTTTTGGCGCCTGACTTGTATTGAAATAATTGTATAATCAAATATAAATCTAATTCCTACTGCGataattattttctattttttgtaTGTAACTATGTTGTTGTATTGAggcaataaaatgttttaaaatcaaCAAAGGCGCCccttttttcatatttttcatcagGCGTCGAAAGAGGCGGCACCTGCGGGTCCTTACATCATCGCCTCTTGACATTTCACGTTGCTCCTTGTTTCAATAACACGGCAGCCATGAAGCCAAAAGGAGGCAAAGAAGCCAATTTAACTTAAATTAAAGTATTATTTATCCGCGGAGAGTTTGAGCTGATGGCCTTGCACAGAATGTTGCAGCTTTTCAGGCTTGTGTCGGCGAACACTCGGCCTTTATGCAGGGCGGTCACGACGCGACTTGCGGCAGGACGAGGCTTCACTGGCGGATACAGAAGCTTCTCTCTCTCGGTAacttattttaattatatatgtttgtttttatattattcctACGTGTTAACCTCTTGTGTATTAACTTTAGGTcattttaactaattttgttAGGTTATATTGCCGAAAAGACATAAAACTAGCATACTACATAAAACTAGCCTACGAAACTTCTCATTTGTGCATTAATTTATTCTCAGAAAACTGTAGTCCAAGCTATAACGTCTTCAAGGTTCAGAGtttacataatatataataaacagtttactatctaaagaaaatgttttggttgccatgcTGTTTCACTTATTCAACAACAGTTAGTAAACACACAATGACACAAATGACTCCCTCATAAATGTATTGTGTGCTAAAATGGTGACACTATATGGATATAAATATGTTAAAacatatacagcaggggtgtcaaactcattttagattgggggccacatggagaaatatctactcccaagtgggccgaactggtaaaatcacagcacaataacttaaataaagacaacttcagagtgTTTTCTTTGCTTAAAGatagaccaagcacattctgaaaatgtaatagtaataatagtattcacctTTATTTGTCGGTATTTATACTCtctgaataaattgtgtgataatgttcatcagtcaactcattggtgttaattttaacactgttacattgcacacagtttgaacagtaacactgtgttcggatataggaaaataaaacactgtacttttataAAGTGATCCTTTGGCTCGATGGAGCGCATAACAGTTTGAGAATTACGGTTTTTGACAATACTGCTATAATAATAACCGCGATGTttatggtcacaataaccgtgatgtgAAATTTGTTTTTAGTTACTCTCAGGTCACTTAtggtttgtgtgttaataaatatcatatatacaacagtgtttcccataaacggccaagatacctgtggtggtgggggcgtggctatgggcggggtcaccatgacatcatcgaataatttgcataatttactacaatgatatgattttctctaaaaaggctcaaaaaatgtatacttactaattaataataacagttttgttttaaacgtccatccatccatccattttacaatataattacaacactttatgtacatttttatatttacagatttgaacaataagttattcactgaaatatatttattaattgtggttcttacaaaaaatatatcttttaaaatataaaagctaaaatgtctcttaaagctctgcccctttaattagtgcatactaaataatttaactttggcctactactacaaccatattatttaccagcaacataaagtgaaacagaggcagaggtgtcctgccagtcagtaacaaataaacagaaaacagtaatggtcaaatacaaataaggcaacaagagaagtatcctacacttctcttttgtaaagtaaatctgaacagcctatatgggcatctacatcaaatatatgatttgcctgagaagctggacaggacaaaaaaaaaaagtaccgtatttccttcaatagccgcaggggcgctaattaatttaaaacctcttctcacccctgcgtttaccaaaagcaggcgagattgccatgcatgcggtaattattttaaaacctcttctcactccggcgcttaccttatcatgaaaagcacatttaattaaaaaaacgttattatggtcttacctttaggtataaatgagtccatgccagctccttttgaagaaaagcatcgatatagaagtcttccttcagttttaaaagtctctctgtctcgatggagatcttccttttaagtattacctcctgcttcgattgaaagtccagtttagaaaactgttttattttagatatgtaatcctccatggtaaaataaatggctgcgcaatattgctgctgttgtcttcttctgcagcacaggtcttctgcagtaccagcagttgcaagaaggatcactagcgccctctaccaccaggaggcgggaatcatttaatgactcatgtttgacccggcggaagtgccaagcatgtgctaattattttgtgaaacgagtttgacccggctgtaattctaggcatgcgaataccatattcccggcgccaattcaaggaaatgcggtattattattatttattatttatttttttaataaatttttttttttaatttgtggcggacgtaattctttcgtggcgggccgccacaaataaatgaatgtgtgggaaacactgtacaaatACTACATCGCCATGGTTATTATGATGATGCTGCTTCGAAGACTGGGTTGAGCCTTTTCAGAAAGTTGTGGCAAAAGTTGCCATGTTTTGAGGCTTGTTTTTTCCCCCACTAACATTGAAGCAACTTAATTTCATGATTTTGTTGTCAATTTTCACGTGTTTCTTGTAAGCTTATCCTAACTGAGCACATTTGGAAAACATACTGACCGACGTATTGATTTTACTCGTTAAAAGTAGACGCAAGATGGCAGCAAAGCACATACTCAGAATGTATTGTCAAATTACCGAACTGTTTTAATTCATGCAGGATTTCATTGAATTCTGAGAGGTTCTGATGGTGTTTCCCTTCTCTTTTCCAGAACTTCCTGTCCAATCGCAACTTTCAGACAGCTCAGCGACGCTTATACTCCAGTGAGCCTAAAGGTGAGTGCCACCACTCCGGATGTCTCATCCAAACTAAGCCTTAGGCCACCATCTCCTCTTCtggttttgttggtttagcttccattgtgcTCTCTGTGTTGACATCCATGCTCTCAATGTCAAGTTCTTTCATGTGATGTAAAATTCCAGCATGAGGTAGCGTTCTTGCAGAACTTGCAACATAAACAAAAGAGAATTATAGAGTATGGTAGACATTTTTATGTCGTACTACAGTTTATATCGTAATATCACCAACTCACACAGTGCGTTGCAAAGATGCATAAATTAATATGATCAAGTTTTAATGGTAATTCAATTCGGGGTCAGGTGGGTCATGAGAGAAAATAATTCAGCAGCACTGACTTAAAAATCGTGTGGTCACTTTTTACTTTCTTTGACCATTTcaacctgtaaatgtaaggagGTGAATAAAAACCTTCTatttgcattttatatacttttaTCATCTTTTACCTTCTACCTTCTAACTTGTTTTACCTTCAATTGacattttatttactttgtatttattttttacttccaaTTTACCTTTCATTAACCTTCAATTTGACTAATTTTACGTTCTTTTACCATTTGACGTACCTTCATCTTATTTTACCTTgtattgacctttttttttttaccatatttgACCTTTCATTTACCTTCTATTCACATTTAAACTTCTATTATCACCTTGTACCTTATTTATTTTGCTTTTCCTTCTTTTGGGGTTTTCATTAGTTACAGTTGTTACAGGATTGCTGGAAGCAACAGAATATGAGTCCAAGTTGTTGCAGCCATGTTGACGTGACAGAAATAAATGTTTTGTCTGAAGGAAAAGTTCCGGATGGGAAAGGGGGACGACGAGCAGGAGGTGGCAAGAGAGGAGCAGGCGGTAAAGATTGGTGGAGTCGGATGCAGAAGGTTAGACGGCCGATCAGATCACAGGAAGTTGTATCGCCGCTCCATCACTGATGATGCGTTTGGCGTGCAGGGCGACTTCCCGTGGGACGAGAAGGACTTCCGCTACATAGCGCTGGGTGTGGCCGGCGTCTCCTCCACCGTGCTGTACCTGTACTTCCGAGACGCGGGCCGAGAGATCAGCTGGAAGGACTTTGTGAACCGCTACCTGGGCCGAGGCATCGTGAGGCACTTTTGTTTGAAGACACCGATTGGTGTGCGCTCCAACCGCTCACTTCCTGCTTTTAACGGCCCACTTCCTGTCGCAGGTGGAACGTCTGGAGGTGGTCAACAAGCAGTATGTGCGTGTCGTCCTGGTGCCGGGCGCCGAGGCTGAAGCGGTGAGTGCCAAGGACGTCAAGTTGACTTCCTGTCATGGTGTCATGTGACGTCAAATtgaggttgggttgctatcagcacttcagtcatcaacaattatgtcatctgagaaatggacattgtaacagtgtaggtctgacttggtaggatatgtacagcgagcggtgaccATAGTGAGCTCAGTatgctcagaaagcataagaacaagtatatacatttgattatttacaatccggggaggtgggatgtggtgggtggagggggttaggctagggttgtagctgcctggaggtgttcttttagtgtggttttgaaggaggatagagatgcactttaaattggccctagtgtgtgaatgttgtctgtctatctgtgttggccaggcgatgaggtggcgacttgtccagggtgtaccctgccttccgcccgaatgcagctgagataggctccagcaccccccccccccccccccccccccccccccccccccgcgaccccaaaagggacaggcggtagaaaatggatgaatggatgggagtgcattccatattgatgtggcatagaaggagaatgagttgccgtatttttcggactataagtcgcagtttttttcatagtttggccgggggtgcgacttatactcaggagcgacttatctgtgaaattattaacacattaccgtaaaatatcaaataatgttatttagctcattcacgtaagagactagacgtataagatttcatgggatttagcgattaggagtgacagattgtttggtaaacgtatagcatgttgtaataaaaaatagcgtaaaataacgcagtaacgcatcatgtagtaactgagttactgaatagaCTACTCGTTACCgctgaaaataacggcgttacagtagtaacgcgttagtcccagcACTGGTGTCATATGACGTCGTTTAAATGACTTCCTGTTGTGATGTCATGTGATACCTTCTAAGTGACTTCCTGTCGTGGTGTCACGTGACATTGTGGCGTTTGTGCAGAGCTACATTTGGTTCAACATCGGCAGTGTGGACACGTTTGAGAGGAACTTGGAGACTGCTCATGTGGAACTGGGCATGGAGTCCACTCACCGCCCTGCTGTGGTCTACAGCTCAGAGACTGACGGGTCAGTCACACACTCTACTAATACACACACTAAATAGTGATACTATCCATCTAAATACTGATACCATACATGTAAATATTAATAGCATAGTATTAATATTTAGATGTATGCTACTGATATGTAGAGTATTGATATTTAtatactgtggactggactttcacaatattatgtcagacccactcgacatccattgctttcggtctcccctagagggggggggggggttacccacatatgcggtcctctccaaggtttctcatagtcattcaccgacgtcccactggggtgagtttttccttgcccgtatgtgggctctgtaccgaggatgtcgttgtggcttgtgcagccctttgagacacttaatgaaattaaacaatggatgtccgctaacctttttgcaactcaacgctaagaaaacggaaatgctgattatcggtcctgctagacaccaacatctatttaataataccaccttaacatttgacaaccaaacaattaaacaaggagactcggtaaagaatctgggtattatcttcgacccaactctctcgtttgagtcacacattaagagtgttactaaaacggccttctttcatctcgtaatatcgctaaaattcgttccatcttgtccactagcgacgctgagatcattattcatgcgttcgttacgtctcgtctcgattactgtaacgtattattttcgggcctccctatgtctagcattaaaagattacagttggtacaaaatgcggctgcaaggcttttgacaaaaacaagaaagtttgatcatattacgcctatactggctcacttgcactggcttcctgtgcacttaagatgcgactttaggttttactacttacgtataaaatattacacggtttagctccagcctatctcgccgattgtattgtaccatatgtcccgacaagaaatctgcgttcaagaactccggcttattagtgattc
Protein-coding sequences here:
- the LOC133646950 gene encoding 5-hydroxyisourate hydrolase-like, which translates into the protein MTTESSPLTTHVLNTSDGVPAARMSLSLHRLDSELKIWTMLNVATTNEDGRCPGLISQAAFVPGMYKLRFETGSYWASLGQDSFYPYAEVVFNISETKQKIHVPLLMSRFSYSTYRGS